The window GGCGTAATGACTGGGTAGATATTGGGGCGAGTGGCTTGCAGAACGACGGTAGTTTTCAGCTAATACGTAACTATCATCCAAAGTATCTGATGAGATTGTTAAGCGAAGCTGGCCTAGTGGTTGTGAAACGACGCTCAGTATCTTGGTTTAGACGTACCCCTGTAGCTAAATTACCCAAAGTAATTATTGATTCGCTAGAGAAGATCATGCAAATATTCAGTGGCTGGTTGTTTTTTGGCCCTAGCGGCTGGTACGTAGTGCGTAAGCCAGGCGTATATCAGCCAGATAAAGCATCTTTCGGAGATTGCATAGTCGACCCGGCCACAAAAAAATATATCGGTACAACAGCTCAGAAGAAGATCCAGAAGACAAACAAGCAAGTACGTTATCTCGATCTTAGGTATCCCAAACCACGACGCTAATCAAGTAGTTGTTTGAACAGATTATTTTTTGAGTTACAATAAAAGATATGATCGAGCAACTATTTGGATCTAAAACCAGGGTTAAGTTACTTAGATTGTTCATGTCTAACCCAAATCGCTCATTTTATGTGCGCGAAATTACTCGCAAAGTCGAGGAACAAATTAACTCAGTTCGTCGTGAGCTATCAAATTTATTGTCAATCGGGATAATCAAGTCAGACAGCTCTAATAATCGCTTGTATTACGAGGTTAATCAGAAGTACGAGCACTATTTAGCACTTTCTAGTATGTTTGGTGGGCGAGCCTACGCAACTACCCCTAAGAAAGAAAAGCCAACTAAAGACAAACAGGCAACCGTCGAAGATAAGAAGTCGAACGTTGCTGAGATCCCTGAAGAAGAGAGAGCACTAGGGAATGTTGAGTTAGTGATTCTTGGAGGGGTATTCACTAGAGATAAGACTGCCCCGGTTGATTTATTGATTGTCGGTGATGTAAATCAGGCAGCGCTCGATAAATATGTAACAGAACTTGAATCATCGACAGGAGCA of the Candidatus Nomurabacteria bacterium genome contains:
- a CDS encoding transcriptional regulator, producing MIEQLFGSKTRVKLLRLFMSNPNRSFYVREITRKVEEQINSVRRELSNLLSIGIIKSDSSNNRLYYEVNQKYEHYLALSSMFGGRAYATTPKKEKPTKDKQATVEDKKSNVAEIPEEERALGNVELVILGGVFTRDKTAPVDLLIVGDVNQAALDKYVTELESSTGAEIRFATFAKHEFDYRRQIKDRFVVTMLEGKLSIKVDKNGILTDK